In Apium graveolens cultivar Ventura chromosome 10, ASM990537v1, whole genome shotgun sequence, the following are encoded in one genomic region:
- the LOC141689214 gene encoding dnaJ protein homolog, producing the protein MFGRAPKKSNNTKYYEVLGIFKNVTQDELKKAYRKAAIKNHPDKGGDSDKFKEISHAYEVLSDPEKREIYDQYGEDALKEGMGGPGEMHDPVEMFHSFFNGASPFGHGNGRVQRQKRGEDVVHPLKISLEDMYSGTSKKLSLSHNVICSKCKGKGSKSGASMKCSGCHGSGRKVSMRQLGPSMYQQMQHPCDECKGSGEKIRDKDRCSQCKGEKVVQEKKVMNVIVDKGMKNGQKITYAGEADEALWRRDIESPLPRIGLIRMKFNESKQQIQISATEKHLVLRLNEFEPPVPVHPEVDPKTVA; encoded by the exons ATGTTTGGAAGAGCCCCAAAGAAGAGTAACAACACCAAGTATTATGAAGTTTTGGGCATTTTCAAGAATGTCACACAAGATGAGTTGAAGAAGGCTTATCGCAAGGCTGCTATCAAGAATCATCCTGATAAAGGCGGCGATTCTGATAAG TTTAAGGAGATTTCTCATGCCTATGAGGTTCTTAGTGATCCAGAGAAGCGTGAGATATATGATCAATATGGtgaagatgcactcaaggaaGGAATGGGTGGTCCGGGTGAGATGCATGACCCGGTTGAAATGTTCCACTCTTTCTTTAATGGTGCAAGCCCATTTG GTCATGGTAACGGTAGGGTGCAGAGACAAAAGAGAGGAGAGGATGTTGTGCATCCCCTTAAGATCTCTCTGGAAGATATGTATAGTGGTACCTCAAAGAAGCTTTCACTTTCCCACAATGTGATTTGCAGCAAATGCAAAGG TAAGGGATCAAAATCCGGGGCATCCATGAAGTGTTCAGGTTGCCATGGGTCTGGTAGGAAGGTATCCATGAGACAGCTTGGACCTTCTATGTATCAGCAAATGCAGCATCCTTGCGATGAATGCAAAGGATCAGGAGAGAAGATAAGGGACAAGGATCGTTGTTCCCAATGCAAGGGAGAGAAGGTAGTTCAAGAGAAAAAAGTTATGAATGTTATTGTGGATAAGGGTATGAAGAATGGACAGAAGATTACTTATGCTGGTGAAGCTGATGAAGCG CTCTGGAGAAGAGACATCGAGTCCCCTCTGCCTAGAATCGGTTTAATAA GGATGAAATTCAACGAATCAAAGCAGCAAATCCAGAT
- the LOC141692212 gene encoding secreted RxLR effector protein 161-like yields the protein MENCKPVSTPMEPGARLSKMEGGSTKDVTRYRSLIGYLRYLCCTRPHLAFSVGIVSRYMEEPRSSHWKAAKRILQYIQGSKGMGMFYSKSKEYKLRAYSNSDCCGDIDDRKSTSGYVFYIGNTAFTWQSKKQPIVTLSTCEAEYVAASWCVCHAIWLNNLLKEIDLPQDEAI from the coding sequence ATGGAAAACTGTAAACCAGTTTCAACTCCAATGGAGCCTGGTGCAAGATTGTCAAAAATGGAAGGAGGAAGTACAAAGGATGTAACCAGATACAGAAGTCTCATTGGATATTTGCGATACTTGTGTTGCACCAGACCTCATCTAGCCTTCAGTGTTGGCATAGTTAGTAGATATATGGAAGAACCAAGAAGTTCACATTGGAAAGCAGCAAAGAGAATTTTACAATACATTCAAGGAAGCAAAGGAATGGGCATGTTTTACTCAAAGTCAAAAGAATACAAACTAAGGGCATATTCTAATTCAGATTGCTGCGGAGACATAGATGACAGGAAAAGCACGTCCGGCTATGTGTTTTATATCGGAAATACTGCATTTACATGGCAGTCGAAGAAGCAGCCCATAGTGACTTTGTCAACATGCGAAGCAGAGTACGTAGCTGCTTCCTGGTGTGTTTGTCATGCAATATGGCTAAATAATTTATTGAAAGAAATTGATCTACCCCAAGACGAAGCAATATAG
- the LOC141692213 gene encoding uncharacterized protein LOC141692213 — protein MAGGSSHTQTPIPQLTKINYDTWSIKMKTWLKDEETWEMNAVEDSIFEKIVGAETSKEACDILFKTFKGADRVKQVRLQKLRGEMESMTMKETESVSDYITRVEKVTNQLKSNGEEITEARIVEKILRSLNEKFENIICAIEESKNISEMKVDDLVGSLEAHEQRKKLKEKEPVAEALQVKVEDKGKILYTQQYKETRGRGRGRGGRNFSSYGRGNGYERGNGRGLYRPEHKAPNFQNNFRGQGGRGRGRLGRTTQGKVCYTCGKFGHISKECWHNKKNEECKNLVTKKNVHGHRCKQSYEWAPSFVSKSKGRSMWKCFIWRCIESGYEIYTKGQQMQLRDKDGMVVISSDMESNRMFKMIHGLPDIVFDGEFCESCTYGKQGRNSFQKGTTYKTSERLNLVHSDICGPITPGSFSGKRYFITFIDDFSHRTWVYFLNKKSEAFELFKRFKVMVEKMSGCQIKALRSDNGGEFTSKQFNSFCEEHGIRRFLTTPYSPQQNGIVERKNRTIMDMVRSMLKNKEMPKEFWAEAVQCAVYIQNRSIHSMLGNKTPQEMWNERKPTAKHMKVFGSIAYMHVPDQKRSKLEDKSKKLVCIGYNKKTKGYKLFDPDQKKVVVSRDVLINEEDSWDWKKTINVALEKVSVSLQKGSISCDTETNETINSDADTEEGTSSDEEEENKK, from the exons ATGGCTGGAGGCTCATCACATACACAGACTCCTATTCCACAACTTACAAAGATCAATTATGATACTTGGAGTATAAAGATGAAGACTTGGTTGAAGGATGAAGAAACTTGGGAGATG AATGCAGTGGAAGATTCAATTTTTGAGAAGATTGTAGGAGCAGAAACGTCGAAGGAAGCCTGTGACATCTTGTTTAAGACGTTCAAAGGTGCGGACAGGGTAAAGCAAGTGCGTTTACAAAAACTTAGAGGTGAAATGGAGTCTATGACAATGAAGGAGACAGAAAGTGTTTCAGATTACATCACAAGGGTGGAAAAGGTAACAAATCAATTAAAGAGCAATGGAGAGGAGATAACTGAAGCAAGAATAGTAGAGAAGATTCTTAGATCTTTGAatgaaaaatttgaaaatattatttGTGCAATAGAGGAATCAAAAAATATTTCAGAAATGAAGGTAGATGATTTAGTTGGAAGCCTTGAAGCTCATGAACAGCGGAAGAAGCTAAAAGAAAAAGAGCCTGTGGCAGAAGCTTTGCAAGTAAAAGTCGAAGATAAAGGAAAGATTCTGTACACACAACAATATAAAGAAACTCGAGGACGAGGCCGAGGCCGAGGAGGAAGAAATTTTAGTAGCTACGGAAGGGGAAATGGATATGAAAGGGGCAATGGACGCGGCCTGTACAGACCAGAACATAAAGCAccaaatttccaaaataattttcgAGGTCAAGGTGGTCGTGGAAGAGGCAGATTAGGAAGAACAACTCAAGGAAAAGTGTGTTACACCTGTGGCAAGTTTGGACACATCTCAAAAGAATGTTGGCAtaacaagaagaatgaagaatGTAAAAATCTCGTGACCAAGAAGAATGTACATGGACACAGGTGCAAGCAATCATATGAGTGGGCACCGTCATTTGTTTCAAAGTCTAAAGGAAGGAGTATGTGGAAGTGTTTCATTTGGAGATGCATCGAAAGT GGTTATGAAATTTATACAAAGGGGCAGCAGATGCAATTAAGAGACAAAGATGGTATGGTGGTCATAAGTTCTGATATGGAAAGCAATAGAATGTTTAAG ATGATACATGGACTACCTGATATTGTGTTCGACGGTGAGTTTTGTGAAAGCTGCACATATGGAAAACAAGGGAGGAACTCTTTCCAAAAGGGAACGACATATAAAACAAGTGAGCGACTCAATCTGGTACATTCGGACATATGCGGACCCATTACTCCTGGATCTTTTAGCGGCAAAAggtacttcattactttcatagatgacTTCTCTCATCGTACCTGGgtatattttttgaataaaaaatcaGAAGCCTTTGAATTGTTTAAACGATTTAAAGTTATGGTAGAGAAAATGTCAGGATGTCAAATTAAAGCTTTGAGATCAGATAATGGTGGCGAGTTCACTTCCAAACAATTCAATTCATTTTGTGAGGAGCATGGAATTAGAAGATTTTTGACGACACCATATTCTCCTCAGCAAAACGGAATTGTagagaggaaaaatagaactaTCATGGATATGGTTAGATCTATGCTGAAAAACAAGGAAATGCCAAAGGAGTTTTGGGCAGAGGCAGTGCAGTGTGCTGTTTATATTCAAAATAGAAGTATACATTCCATGCTTGGAAATAAAACACCACaagaaatgtggaatgaaaggAAACCAACCGCTAAACACATGAAGGTGTTTGGAAGTATAGCTTATATGCATGTACCTGATCAGAAAAGAAGCAAACTTGAAGATAAAAGCAAAAAATTGGTGTGCATCGGATATAATAAGAAGACAAAGGGATACAAGCTTTTTGATCCAGATCAAAAGAAGGTTGTAGTCAGCAGAGATGTTCTCATAAACGAGGAAGACTCGTGGGATTGGAAGAAGACAATAAACGTTGCATTAGAAAAGGTGTCTGTCTCATTACAAAAAGGGTCAATCTCTTGCGATACAGAAACAAATGAAACGATAAATTCAGATGCTGATACAGAAGAGGGAACATCAtctgatgaagaagaagagaatAAAAAATGA